The Thermocrinis ruber genome has a window encoding:
- a CDS encoding efflux RND transporter periplasmic adaptor subunit, whose translation MVLLSLISFLVFSLGFSQEVNVYAIVKGAVKKVYVKEGQRVKKDQPLVEINPDLYLAEKERLTAQLEAQRLKLEKTERDFKRYEELYNRGLLSKSEYEDWKNRYERERATYLSLEAELKGVEKLIEYCQIRAPTSGVVKKVFVREQSFINGTLSPHLLLILSED comes from the coding sequence ATGGTTTTGTTAAGCCTAATTAGCTTTTTGGTATTTTCCCTTGGCTTTTCTCAAGAGGTGAACGTGTATGCCATAGTGAAAGGTGCGGTAAAGAAGGTTTATGTAAAGGAGGGTCAAAGGGTAAAGAAGGACCAACCCTTGGTAGAGATAAACCCAGACCTTTACTTGGCAGAAAAGGAGAGGCTAACCGCCCAGTTGGAGGCACAAAGGCTCAAGCTTGAAAAGACGGAGAGAGATTTTAAGAGGTATGAGGAGCTATACAACAGGGGGCTCCTCTCAAAGAGCGAGTATGAAGACTGGAAAAACCGGTATGAGAGAGAAAGGGCAACCTATCTTTCCCTTGAGGCGGAGCTAAAGGGAGTGGAAAAGCTCATAGAATACTGCCAAATAAGGGCACCCACCAGTGGCGTTGTAAAGAAGGTCTTTGTTAGAGAGCAATCCTTCATAAACGGGACCCTCTCACCCCACCTTTTGCTCATCCTCTCGGAAGATTAG
- a CDS encoding TolC family protein, which translates to MSFLLLLLFVSLCWTQEAIKLDLNKAYELALKNNPDIKRAILELDSLDARETESKLFFMPRAVLGAGLIYNSKSEEWEKPFGVSFVSVLYEYRKTLPRIRSAKLRAQAQREVKRQLERDLKIKLLELFAQASLWEKLTEVKREEMAIAYVRFDRAVQRKELGLATDVEVARLEMVYRDKRAELRRAQFEYNRTLYRIKKLVGLKMDEYITLERLSFEPKRGSLDKEKLLKVGIENSPLLTIKRINLALYEERLKEANNLFDLRVQLRGEVGNSIRTGMPQTRAYNQTGWRAGIEVFLLLFDLSTPFNLIELENQKRGVLVEIEDSLKELELLVNSADYEYSYLLSKLDYVLAKGKYAEENLTLRRSEYELELAFDLGYAMAEKTEAEMEIMKVKYEIMLFLAKLYSLVGLDPFLALEDRHGFVKPN; encoded by the coding sequence ATGAGCTTTCTTCTTCTTTTGCTTTTTGTCTCCTTATGCTGGACGCAGGAAGCCATAAAACTTGACCTAAACAAGGCTTACGAGCTGGCTCTTAAAAACAACCCGGATATAAAGAGGGCGATCCTTGAACTGGATAGCTTGGACGCCAGGGAAACTGAATCCAAACTCTTTTTTATGCCGAGGGCAGTTTTGGGTGCGGGGCTAATATACAACTCTAAAAGCGAAGAATGGGAAAAGCCCTTTGGCGTGAGCTTTGTTAGCGTTCTGTATGAATACAGAAAGACCCTACCAAGGATAAGGTCTGCCAAGCTGAGGGCACAAGCCCAAAGGGAGGTTAAAAGGCAGTTGGAAAGGGATCTTAAGATAAAGCTCTTGGAACTTTTTGCCCAAGCAAGCCTTTGGGAAAAACTCACGGAGGTCAAAAGGGAAGAGATGGCAATAGCCTATGTGAGGTTTGACCGGGCGGTTCAGAGAAAGGAATTGGGTTTGGCAACGGATGTGGAGGTTGCCAGGTTGGAGATGGTTTATAGGGACAAGAGGGCGGAGCTCAGAAGGGCACAGTTCGAATACAACCGAACCTTATACCGTATAAAAAAGCTGGTGGGACTTAAGATGGATGAGTATATCACCTTAGAGAGACTATCCTTTGAGCCAAAGAGGGGAAGCCTTGATAAGGAAAAACTCTTAAAAGTTGGCATAGAAAACAGCCCACTGCTGACCATAAAAAGAATAAACCTTGCCCTCTATGAGGAGAGGTTAAAGGAAGCCAACAACCTTTTTGACTTAAGGGTCCAGCTCAGGGGTGAGGTGGGAAACAGCATAAGAACGGGGATGCCTCAGACAAGGGCATACAATCAGACCGGCTGGCGGGCGGGGATAGAAGTCTTTTTGCTCCTCTTTGACCTATCAACTCCCTTTAATCTTATTGAGCTGGAAAACCAGAAAAGAGGCGTCCTTGTGGAGATAGAGGATAGCCTGAAAGAGTTGGAGCTTTTGGTAAATTCTGCCGATTACGAATACTCTTATCTGCTTTCCAAACTGGATTATGTATTGGCAAAGGGTAAATATGCGGAGGAGAACCTTACCTTAAGGAGGTCTGAGTATGAGCTGGAGCTTGCCTTTGATTTGGGTTATGCCATGGCTGAAAAAACGGAGGCGGAGATGGAGATAATGAAGGTAAAGTATGAGATCATGCTCTTTCTTGCCAAGCTGTACAGTTTGGTAGGTTTAGACCCCTTTTTAGCTTTGGAGGATCGCCATGGTTTTGTTAAGCCTAATTAG
- a CDS encoding thioredoxin family protein — MKRKSFTILLLLLFFGLAFTAPIPFLKPSFLNLKEDLEESTKAGKYLFIMFHQEGCPFCDKMRRVTFQDSQVQSYYTKHFNMVEIDIRGSLEVVDFDGKKTTERQFALKHGVRLTPVFMFLDKNGNVIAKVPGYIEPREFLLIGRWVVEEHYKRVNLVNFLRENKK; from the coding sequence ATGAAAAGGAAAAGTTTTACGATCTTACTTTTGCTACTCTTCTTTGGATTGGCCTTTACTGCACCCATACCCTTTCTCAAACCTTCCTTTTTGAATTTAAAGGAAGACTTAGAAGAATCCACAAAGGCGGGAAAGTATCTCTTCATAATGTTCCATCAGGAAGGTTGTCCCTTCTGCGATAAGATGAGAAGGGTGACCTTTCAGGACAGTCAAGTTCAGAGCTATTACACAAAGCACTTCAACATGGTGGAAATTGACATAAGGGGCAGTCTGGAGGTGGTGGATTTTGATGGTAAAAAGACCACAGAAAGGCAGTTTGCCCTAAAGCATGGCGTAAGACTAACACCAGTGTTTATGTTTTTAGACAAAAACGGCAATGTGATAGCCAAGGTGCCCGGTTATATAGAACCAAGGGAGTTTTTGCTAATAGGTAGGTGGGTGGTGGAAGAGCATTACAAGAGGGTCAACCTTGTGAATTTTCTCAGGGAAAATAAAAAATGA
- the dcd gene encoding dCTP deaminase, with translation MILSDRSIKRLIQEGRLSIEPLKEENIQASSIDLTLGEDVIFYRVDFIDVKAGVLPVERRTIPEEGIVIEPKSFLLATTLEYIRLPEDITAFVEGRSSLGRLGLFIENAGWVDAGFEGQITLELYNANSVPIKLYKGMKICQIVLAKLDQPAERPYRGKYFGQRGATPSKIFVDFGTDSKP, from the coding sequence ATGATTTTGTCCGACAGAAGCATAAAAAGGCTCATACAGGAAGGAAGGCTTAGCATAGAGCCACTCAAGGAGGAAAACATTCAGGCATCCTCCATAGACCTTACCCTTGGAGAAGATGTGATTTTTTACAGGGTGGATTTTATAGACGTTAAGGCGGGAGTATTGCCCGTGGAGAGAAGGACTATTCCTGAAGAGGGTATAGTCATAGAGCCAAAGTCTTTTTTACTTGCCACTACTTTGGAGTATATAAGGCTACCGGAGGACATTACTGCTTTTGTGGAGGGTAGATCCTCTTTGGGAAGGCTGGGACTCTTCATTGAAAACGCAGGATGGGTAGATGCAGGCTTTGAGGGACAGATCACCCTTGAGCTATACAATGCCAATAGCGTACCCATAAAGCTTTACAAAGGAATGAAGATATGCCAGATTGTGCTGGCGAAATTAGACCAACCCGCAGAAAGACCATACAGGGGTAAATACTTTGGACAGAGGGGTGCCACGCCCTCAAAGATCTTCGTGGATTTTGGCACAGATTCTAAACCATAG
- a CDS encoding DUF72 domain-containing protein, translated as MRVYIGCSGFYYRDWVGTFYPPRLKRQEWLSYYEKFFNVLELNASFYRFPDRATVKSLLERTSKLRFALKAHRVFTHKRNYSQEDVKRFLYSIEPIANEERLIAILFQFPNNFGYSAEALNYIEKLSEDFRGFDRALEVRNKSFRRADFYQFLEDVGFSIVNCDAPKGDKFLVGPWVGVGSINYVRLHGRDPENLYDYLYSLEELKKLKEKIQALGDRETYIFFNNTAKAKAVLNALQMKLLFGIEVEIPQSLQKAYAEREWE; from the coding sequence TTGAGGGTCTATATAGGTTGTAGCGGTTTTTATTACAGGGATTGGGTGGGTACCTTTTACCCACCCCGTTTAAAAAGACAGGAGTGGCTTAGCTATTACGAAAAATTTTTCAACGTCCTTGAACTTAACGCTTCCTTCTACAGGTTTCCCGATAGGGCAACAGTCAAAAGCCTTTTGGAAAGGACAAGCAAGTTAAGGTTTGCCCTAAAGGCCCACAGAGTATTCACTCACAAGAGAAACTACTCCCAAGAGGACGTTAAAAGGTTTCTTTACTCTATAGAGCCAATAGCCAACGAGGAAAGGCTTATAGCTATACTCTTTCAGTTTCCAAACAATTTTGGATACTCCGCGGAGGCCTTAAATTACATAGAAAAACTCTCTGAAGATTTTAGAGGTTTTGACCGCGCTTTGGAAGTAAGAAATAAGAGCTTTAGAAGGGCAGACTTTTACCAATTTTTGGAGGATGTGGGTTTTTCTATAGTTAACTGTGATGCACCTAAGGGTGATAAGTTTTTGGTGGGTCCGTGGGTGGGTGTGGGCTCTATAAACTACGTTAGACTTCACGGGAGGGATCCGGAGAACCTCTACGACTACCTATACTCTTTGGAGGAACTGAAAAAGCTAAAGGAAAAGATCCAAGCCCTTGGAGATAGAGAAACTTATATTTTCTTTAACAATACCGCAAAGGCAAAGGCTGTTCTCAACGCCCTCCAAATGAAACTCCTCTTTGGCATTGAGGTGGAAATCCCCCAAAGCTTGCAAAAGGCTTACGCAGAGAGGGAATGGGAGTGA
- the atpA gene encoding F0F1 ATP synthase subunit alpha, translated as MATISYEEALQMLKEQLKGLEESIKMEEVGVVYYVGDGVARAYGLDNVMANEVVEFEGGTLGLAFNLEEDNVGIIILGNESGIREGSLVRRTGRILDAPVGEGLIGRVIDPLGNPLDGKGPIQYEYRSPVEKIAPGVVKRKSVHEPLQTGIKAIDAMIPIGRGQRELIIGDRSTGKTTICIDTILNQKDTDVYCIYVAIGQKRSTTARIIELLERSGAMEYTCVVVASATDPASLQYLAPFVGCTIGEYFRDNGKHALIIYDDLSKHAEAYRQLSLLMRRPPGREAYPGDVFYLHSRLLERAAKLNDELGAGSLTALPIIETKAGDVAAYIPTNVISITDGQIYLESDLFNKGIRPAINVGLSVSRVGGAAQIKAMKQVAGTLRLELAQFRELEAFVQFASELDKATQQTINRGLRLVELLKQEPYNPIPVEKQIVAIYAGTNGYLDDLPVEAVRKFEKELYAYLDNQRPDILKDIREKKALDDDLKKRIDEALKDFKSKFTP; from the coding sequence ATGGCGACTATTAGCTATGAAGAAGCCTTGCAGATGCTGAAGGAACAGCTAAAGGGCTTGGAAGAGTCCATAAAAATGGAAGAGGTAGGTGTGGTTTATTATGTGGGTGACGGTGTGGCGAGGGCTTATGGACTGGACAATGTTATGGCAAACGAGGTAGTGGAGTTTGAAGGGGGAACATTAGGTCTTGCCTTCAACTTGGAAGAGGATAACGTGGGTATAATCATCCTTGGTAACGAAAGCGGTATAAGGGAAGGTTCATTGGTAAGAAGGACCGGAAGAATATTGGACGCTCCTGTGGGAGAGGGGCTCATAGGTAGGGTCATAGATCCACTCGGAAATCCCCTTGATGGAAAAGGGCCAATCCAGTATGAGTACAGGTCTCCGGTGGAAAAGATAGCTCCCGGTGTGGTGAAAAGGAAGTCTGTTCATGAGCCACTGCAAACGGGTATAAAGGCAATAGACGCCATGATCCCCATAGGAAGGGGTCAGAGGGAGTTGATCATAGGGGACAGGTCCACGGGTAAAACTACCATATGTATAGACACTATTTTGAACCAAAAAGACACAGATGTATACTGTATTTATGTAGCCATAGGACAGAAGCGCTCCACCACTGCAAGGATCATAGAGCTATTAGAAAGAAGTGGAGCTATGGAATATACCTGCGTGGTGGTAGCTTCCGCCACAGACCCGGCCTCTTTGCAATACTTGGCACCCTTCGTGGGATGTACCATAGGTGAATACTTTAGGGACAATGGAAAGCATGCTTTGATAATATACGATGACCTTTCCAAGCACGCGGAAGCTTACAGACAGCTATCTTTGTTGATGAGAAGACCTCCCGGAAGGGAAGCTTACCCGGGTGACGTCTTTTACCTCCACTCAAGGCTCTTAGAAAGGGCTGCAAAGCTCAACGACGAGCTTGGTGCGGGTTCTTTGACAGCTCTTCCTATAATTGAAACAAAAGCTGGAGACGTGGCAGCATACATTCCCACAAACGTTATCTCCATAACTGATGGGCAGATCTACTTGGAATCAGACCTCTTTAACAAGGGTATCAGACCTGCCATAAACGTAGGTCTTTCTGTGTCTCGGGTTGGTGGTGCGGCGCAAATAAAGGCTATGAAGCAGGTAGCCGGTACCTTAAGGCTAGAGCTAGCTCAGTTTAGAGAACTGGAAGCCTTCGTTCAGTTTGCCTCTGAGCTTGACAAGGCAACCCAGCAGACTATAAACAGAGGTCTAAGACTTGTGGAACTTCTCAAGCAAGAGCCTTACAATCCCATACCAGTAGAAAAGCAAATCGTAGCCATATACGCTGGAACCAACGGCTATTTGGACGACCTTCCTGTGGAAGCGGTAAGGAAGTTTGAAAAGGAACTGTATGCATACTTGGATAACCAAAGACCCGATATACTCAAGGACATTAGGGAAAAGAAGGCTTTGGATGATGATCTCAAAAAGCGCATTGACGAAGCCCTGAAGGACTTTAAGTCCAAATTTACCCCTTGA
- a CDS encoding GTP-binding protein — translation MIVDVAKKVIRLKIVYYGPTMSGKTTNLEKLSALNGLKLMKIDTKGDRTLVFDFSTKTVQVGNMTASFALYTIPGQEIYKDIRLTVLRGVDGVVFVADSQEHRLGENVEFFNLLKEDLPKVGKRYEEVPVVIQYNKMDLPNALPFEVLEEEINKDKLLSVCAIAIRGEGVAETFSLLEGFLLSKLERMIG, via the coding sequence ATGATTGTGGATGTGGCTAAAAAGGTCATAAGATTAAAAATCGTCTACTATGGTCCAACCATGTCCGGCAAAACTACCAACCTTGAAAAACTCTCAGCCCTAAATGGGCTGAAGCTTATGAAGATAGACACAAAGGGTGATAGAACGTTAGTCTTTGACTTTTCTACAAAAACAGTGCAGGTAGGTAATATGACCGCAAGCTTTGCCCTTTACACCATACCCGGTCAGGAAATATACAAGGACATAAGGCTTACCGTTTTAAGAGGTGTGGATGGTGTTGTATTTGTGGCGGATTCTCAGGAACATAGGTTAGGCGAGAATGTAGAGTTTTTCAATTTACTCAAGGAAGATCTTCCTAAGGTAGGCAAAAGATACGAAGAGGTGCCTGTGGTTATACAATACAACAAAATGGATCTGCCAAATGCCTTACCTTTTGAAGTGCTAGAGGAGGAAATAAACAAAGATAAGCTACTATCCGTCTGCGCAATTGCAATAAGGGGAGAGGGAGTTGCGGAAACTTTTAGCTTGCTTGAAGGGTTCTTACTATCAAAATTGGAGCGTATGATAGGATGA
- a CDS encoding response regulator transcription factor: MIKRVLSAEGYEVEWVQDGFLALKNLSEKDYDLLLLDLMLPRFDGIKICKKVRESKDIPILVITARGQIEDKVEVLQAGADDYITKPFSFKELLARIQAVMRRYKRTEDIIRVGELIINLASHEVIYKGNKINLTKREFELLKLLSQEAGRVVSREEIYRKVWGYSHEEGSNIVDVYIKNLRSKLGDRPAKLIQTVRGYGYKLNVENVS, encoded by the coding sequence ATGATTAAAAGAGTTTTAAGTGCGGAGGGTTATGAAGTAGAGTGGGTGCAAGATGGTTTCTTGGCTTTGAAAAACCTCTCAGAAAAGGACTACGACCTTTTACTTCTTGATCTCATGCTACCGAGGTTTGATGGTATAAAAATATGTAAAAAGGTAAGGGAAAGCAAAGACATACCAATTTTGGTGATCACCGCCCGAGGGCAGATAGAAGATAAGGTAGAGGTCCTCCAAGCGGGGGCGGATGATTACATCACAAAACCCTTTTCCTTTAAAGAGTTGCTTGCAAGGATCCAAGCGGTTATGAGAAGGTACAAAAGGACAGAAGACATAATAAGGGTGGGGGAACTCATTATAAATCTGGCGTCCCACGAAGTCATATACAAAGGTAATAAGATAAACCTAACGAAGAGAGAGTTTGAACTGCTGAAGCTACTTTCCCAAGAAGCGGGAAGGGTAGTTAGCAGGGAAGAGATATACAGAAAGGTCTGGGGATATTCTCACGAAGAGGGCTCAAACATAGTGGATGTTTATATAAAGAACCTTAGAAGTAAGCTTGGAGACAGACCGGCAAAGTTGATACAAACCGTAAGGGGATACGGCTATAAGCTAAACGTAGAGAATGTCTCTTAA
- a CDS encoding sensor histidine kinase → MSLNKKLSLFFVSLYLLSIALFTLVSLVAIRHVLISYAYGYMERYANPIVEFYLEAYKDIDKRISSLAEDLAGEDIGALVVDSKGEIVSFVPPFREEVVNLPKPEVFLKEKKGVYKNYAFLTKKVGEKYTVILLFRLKSIQKVQDELIRFVVLTASIVSIFILILVPPIIKRFLEPLSYLTSISQRISKEGPLEVEVAEAKTEDELGQLQKAYKDMVDRLKEVITWQINFMRDITHALNTPLTYIKGQIELISEGFYSGEELKVVLQKLLQQINRMETLIKKLMLLMRLQSHVPLSHRTFYINQLFAELEEEYEFIKESHVFRVEYLSEDVLWEGDYDYLKLALANLLENAYKYTPKGGLIKLYYKDDCIIVEDSGIGIEDKERVFEAFYRENKEKEGFGLGLAIVKAIAQKQGLNIHLESEKGKGSKFYLCRRLTP, encoded by the coding sequence ATGTCTCTTAACAAAAAGCTCTCACTATTTTTTGTATCCCTTTATCTTTTAAGTATTGCCCTTTTTACACTGGTTTCTCTCGTAGCCATCAGGCATGTGCTTATAAGCTACGCCTATGGATACATGGAAAGATACGCAAATCCAATTGTGGAGTTTTACTTAGAGGCCTATAAAGACATTGATAAAAGAATAAGCTCTTTAGCGGAAGATTTAGCCGGCGAGGATATAGGTGCTTTAGTGGTAGATAGTAAAGGAGAGATTGTAAGCTTTGTTCCACCCTTTAGGGAGGAAGTGGTAAATTTGCCAAAGCCTGAGGTCTTCCTAAAGGAAAAAAAGGGTGTCTATAAAAACTATGCCTTCTTGACAAAAAAAGTAGGAGAAAAGTACACGGTTATTTTACTTTTTAGGCTAAAGTCCATACAGAAAGTCCAGGACGAACTTATAAGGTTTGTAGTACTTACCGCGTCCATAGTGTCAATATTCATCCTAATTTTGGTCCCGCCCATTATAAAGAGATTTCTTGAACCTTTGAGCTATCTTACTTCTATATCCCAAAGAATCTCTAAGGAAGGTCCTTTGGAAGTGGAGGTGGCAGAAGCAAAAACAGAGGACGAGCTCGGACAGTTGCAAAAGGCTTACAAAGATATGGTAGATAGATTAAAGGAGGTTATAACTTGGCAAATAAATTTTATGAGGGATATAACCCATGCCCTAAACACACCTTTAACATACATAAAAGGGCAGATTGAACTTATAAGCGAAGGCTTTTACAGTGGAGAGGAATTGAAGGTTGTTCTACAAAAGCTTCTCCAGCAAATCAATAGGATGGAGACACTTATAAAGAAGTTAATGCTTCTGATGAGGCTCCAATCTCATGTACCCTTAAGTCATAGAACTTTTTACATAAATCAATTATTTGCAGAGCTTGAAGAAGAGTATGAGTTTATAAAGGAAAGCCACGTCTTTAGAGTAGAATACCTCTCGGAGGATGTGCTCTGGGAGGGTGATTACGATTACCTAAAGCTTGCCTTGGCAAACCTCTTGGAAAACGCCTATAAATACACACCAAAAGGTGGGCTCATAAAGCTATACTACAAAGACGATTGTATCATAGTGGAAGATAGTGGTATTGGTATTGAGGATAAAGAGAGGGTTTTTGAAGCTTTTTATCGGGAGAACAAAGAGAAAGAGGGTTTTGGACTTGGTTTGGCAATAGTCAAGGCTATAGCCCAGAAGCAAGGGCTAAACATTCACTTAGAAAGTGAAAAGGGAAAAGGGAGCAAGTTCTACCTCTGTAGAAGGCTCACTCCTTAA
- a CDS encoding septum formation initiator family protein, whose protein sequence is MREGLWAKRNFGDSRADRLALLFFLLMLFFTAYNLFFGRYNLTEIKKMKDNMGELDKKLKALKNENMKLEEELELAEKDSDFQLEKLVREKMQLQRPNERILLFKE, encoded by the coding sequence GTGCGGGAAGGTTTGTGGGCAAAGAGGAATTTTGGAGATTCACGGGCAGATAGATTAGCTTTGCTTTTCTTTCTGCTTATGTTATTTTTCACCGCATACAATCTGTTCTTTGGAAGATACAACCTTACGGAAATAAAAAAAATGAAGGATAACATGGGAGAGTTGGACAAAAAGCTAAAAGCTTTAAAAAATGAAAACATGAAGTTAGAGGAAGAGTTAGAGCTGGCGGAAAAGGACTCAGACTTTCAACTAGAAAAGCTTGTCAGAGAAAAAATGCAGCTTCAAAGACCCAATGAGAGAATTCTTCTGTTTAAGGAGTGA
- the eno gene encoding phosphopyruvate hydratase, which yields MAVIEQVKAREVLDSRGNPTVEVEVRLSSGAVGRAIVPSGASTGEREALELRDHDPKRYLGKGVLKAVDNVNSIIAKELKGLPAYNQREIDKLLIELDGTPNKSRLGANAILGVSMATAKAMANHLGVPLYRYLGGLFGNKLPVPLMNVINGGVHADNPLDIQEFMILPVCGGSFSEALRAGVEVFHTLKKLLKEKGYSTNVGDEGGFAPNLENTEKALEFLMRAIESAGYKPGEDVLLALDCASSEFYYEDDLYHIEGKKLKADELVEFYLKLIEKFPIVSLEDPMAENDWEGWKLVTQALGSKVQLVGDDLFTTNINILWEGFEKGIANAILIKLNQIGTLSETMETIAFAKEHGYNTIISHRSGETEDTFIAHLAVAVNAGQIKTGSASRTDRVAKYNELLRIEEDLGCAGRFVGKEEFWRFTGR from the coding sequence ATGGCTGTTATAGAACAAGTAAAAGCAAGGGAGGTTTTGGACTCAAGGGGAAATCCCACCGTAGAAGTGGAAGTTAGACTATCCTCTGGTGCGGTAGGAAGGGCTATAGTACCAAGCGGAGCATCCACCGGAGAGAGGGAAGCTTTAGAGCTCAGAGACCATGATCCTAAAAGATACTTGGGAAAGGGTGTCTTAAAGGCGGTTGATAATGTGAACAGTATAATTGCCAAAGAGCTTAAAGGTTTGCCCGCCTACAATCAGAGGGAAATAGACAAACTTTTAATAGAGTTAGACGGAACACCCAACAAAAGCAGGCTGGGAGCCAATGCGATCCTTGGGGTTAGCATGGCAACCGCAAAGGCTATGGCAAACCATCTTGGAGTGCCCTTATACAGATACCTGGGAGGCTTATTTGGAAACAAACTGCCCGTGCCTTTGATGAACGTGATCAACGGAGGGGTACACGCGGACAATCCTTTGGACATTCAGGAGTTTATGATCTTGCCCGTGTGTGGTGGAAGCTTCTCTGAAGCCCTCCGGGCCGGAGTGGAGGTTTTTCATACACTAAAAAAACTTCTCAAAGAGAAGGGCTATTCTACCAACGTGGGGGATGAGGGAGGCTTTGCCCCTAACCTGGAAAACACAGAAAAAGCCTTGGAGTTTTTGATGAGGGCAATAGAGTCCGCCGGATACAAGCCGGGGGAGGATGTGCTTTTGGCTTTAGACTGTGCGTCCTCTGAATTTTACTACGAGGATGACCTTTACCACATAGAGGGCAAAAAGCTAAAGGCAGATGAACTAGTAGAGTTTTACCTTAAGCTAATTGAAAAATTTCCGATAGTATCTTTAGAGGATCCAATGGCAGAGAATGACTGGGAGGGTTGGAAGTTGGTCACTCAGGCGCTTGGCTCTAAGGTGCAGTTGGTGGGAGATGACCTATTTACCACCAACATAAACATCCTGTGGGAGGGCTTTGAAAAGGGTATTGCCAACGCCATACTCATAAAGCTAAACCAAATAGGCACCCTTTCAGAGACTATGGAAACCATAGCCTTTGCCAAAGAACACGGCTACAATACGATAATCTCCCATCGTTCTGGAGAGACAGAAGACACCTTTATAGCCCATTTGGCAGTGGCTGTCAACGCAGGGCAGATAAAGACGGGTTCCGCTTCACGAACAGATAGGGTTGCGAAGTACAATGAACTCTTGCGCATAGAGGAGGATCTTGGCTGTGCGGGAAGGTTTGTGGGCAAAGAGGAATTTTGGAGATTCACGGGCAGATAG
- the thiE gene encoding thiamine phosphate synthase, whose protein sequence is MELPRLYAITDSKRYGENFEETLRKVLDRGVRMIQLREKELTGRKYYELALRVREITREYSALLFINDRVDVALAVHADGVHLPEKGIPPKVVKEIAPKLLIGYSAHSLESALYAQEQGADFITLSPIFETSSHPEAKPLGLLYLQEVAKKVSIPIYALGGITWDRIKLCYKNGAYGIAGISLFIPSQEK, encoded by the coding sequence ATGGAACTGCCACGCCTTTATGCCATAACAGACTCCAAAAGGTACGGAGAGAATTTTGAGGAAACCCTCAGAAAGGTCCTTGACAGGGGCGTCCGAATGATCCAGCTGAGGGAAAAGGAGCTTACCGGGAGGAAGTACTATGAGCTTGCCCTTAGGGTGCGGGAAATCACCAGAGAGTACTCAGCCCTCCTGTTCATCAACGACCGGGTGGATGTTGCCCTTGCGGTCCATGCGGACGGTGTGCATCTGCCAGAAAAGGGTATACCGCCCAAGGTGGTAAAGGAGATAGCACCAAAACTTCTGATAGGATACTCTGCCCACAGCTTGGAATCAGCCCTTTACGCCCAAGAGCAGGGAGCAGACTTTATAACCCTCAGCCCCATCTTTGAAACCTCCTCACACCCGGAGGCTAAACCTTTGGGTCTTCTTTACCTACAGGAAGTTGCCAAAAAGGTAAGCATTCCTATCTACGCCCTGGGTGGTATAACTTGGGATAGGATCAAACTCTGCTATAAAAACGGTGCTTATGGCATAGCGGGCATAAGTCTCTTTATACCTTCTCAAGAAAAGTGA